One window from the genome of Trabulsiella odontotermitis encodes:
- the pepD gene encoding cytosol nonspecific dipeptidase: MSELSQLSPQPLWDIFAKICSIPHPSYHEEKLAEHIMGWAKEKGLHAERDQVGNILIRKGATAGMENRKPVVLQAHLDMVPQKNNDTVHDFTKDPIQPYIDGEWVKARGTTLGADNGIGMASALAVLADDSVQHGPLEVLLTMTEEAGMDGAFGLQPNWLQADILINTDSEEEGEIYMGCAGGIDFTSNLPLTREAVPAGFQRFKLTLKGLKGGHSGGEIHVGLGNANKLLARFLAGHAQKLDLRLVDFNGGTLRNAIPREAFATVAVAADNVDALKALVSKYQEILKNELAAKEKNLVVLLDAVSNDHAALTAQSRDGFIRLLNATPNGVIRNSDVAKGVVETSLNVGVVTMTDDNVQIHCLVRSLIDSGKDYVVSMLDSLGKLAGAKTEAKGAYPGWQPDANSPVMHLVRETYQRLFNKTPNIQIIHAGLECGLFKKPYPEMDMVSIGPTITGPHSPDEQVHIESVGQYWTLLTELLKAIPAK; the protein is encoded by the coding sequence GTGTCTGAATTGTCTCAATTATCCCCGCAACCGCTATGGGATATTTTTGCCAAAATTTGTTCCATTCCGCACCCGTCCTACCACGAAGAAAAACTGGCTGAACACATCATGGGCTGGGCGAAGGAAAAAGGCCTGCACGCGGAGCGCGATCAGGTTGGCAATATTCTGATCCGCAAAGGCGCTACCGCCGGTATGGAAAACCGTAAACCGGTGGTCCTGCAGGCGCATCTCGACATGGTTCCGCAGAAAAACAACGACACCGTGCATGACTTTACCAAAGATCCGATTCAGCCATACATCGACGGCGAGTGGGTCAAAGCGCGCGGCACGACGCTCGGCGCCGACAACGGCATCGGTATGGCTTCTGCGCTGGCGGTACTGGCGGATGATTCCGTTCAGCACGGTCCGCTGGAAGTGCTGCTGACCATGACCGAAGAAGCGGGCATGGACGGCGCATTCGGTCTTCAGCCAAACTGGCTGCAGGCAGACATCCTGATCAACACCGACTCCGAAGAAGAAGGTGAGATCTACATGGGCTGCGCCGGTGGGATCGACTTCACTTCCAACCTGCCGCTGACCCGTGAAGCGGTGCCGGCCGGTTTCCAGCGTTTCAAACTGACACTGAAAGGGTTGAAAGGCGGTCACTCCGGTGGTGAAATCCATGTCGGTCTGGGCAATGCCAACAAGCTGCTGGCGCGTTTCCTCGCCGGTCATGCGCAGAAGCTGGATCTTCGTCTGGTCGATTTCAACGGTGGTACGCTGCGCAACGCCATCCCGCGTGAAGCGTTTGCGACTGTCGCGGTTGCTGCGGATAACGTCGATGCGCTGAAAGCGCTGGTGAGCAAATACCAGGAGATCCTGAAAAACGAACTGGCGGCGAAAGAGAAGAATCTGGTCGTGCTGCTGGACGCTGTCAGCAATGATCACGCAGCGCTGACCGCACAATCCCGTGACGGATTTATTCGTCTGCTGAATGCGACGCCGAACGGGGTGATCCGTAACTCTGACGTGGCGAAAGGCGTAGTGGAAACCTCCCTGAACGTCGGTGTTGTCACCATGACCGACGACAATGTGCAAATCCACTGTCTGGTGCGCTCTCTGATCGACAGCGGCAAAGATTATGTGGTCAGCATGCTGGATTCGCTGGGTAAACTGGCAGGCGCGAAAACCGAAGCCAAAGGCGCGTATCCTGGCTGGCAGCCGGATGCCAACTCACCGGTGATGCATCTGGTGCGTGAAACCTATCAGCGTCTGTTCAACAAGACGCCGAACATTCAGATTATTCACGCCGGTCTGGAATGCGGTCTGTTTAAAAAACCGTATCCGGAAATGGACATGGTTTCCATCGGGCCAACCATCACCGGCCCGCACTCCCCGGATGAGCAGGTACATATCGAAAGCGTGGGCCAGTACTGGACGCTGCTGACGGAACTGCTGAAAGCGATTCCGGCGAAGTAA
- the dinB gene encoding DNA polymerase IV has protein sequence MRKIIHVDMDCFFAAVEMRDNPALRDIPIAIGGSRERRGVISTANYPARKYGVRSAMSTAMAFKLCPHLTLLPGRGEAYKEASLHIREIFSRYTSLIEPLSLDEAYLDVTDSVHCHGSATLIAQEIRQTIFNELQLTASAGVAPVKFLAKIASDLNKPDGQYVITPADVPEFLRTLPLGKIPGVGKVSAAKLESMGLRTCEDVQKSDLAGLLKRFGKFGRVLWERSQGIDERSVNNERLRKSVGVERTLAEDIHDWSDCEAIIEQLYPELERRLAKVKPDLLIARQGVKLKFNDFQLTTQEHVWPQLNKDDLIATAYKTWHERRGGRGVRLVGLHVTLLDPQIERQLVLGL, from the coding sequence ATGCGCAAAATAATCCATGTCGATATGGACTGCTTTTTCGCAGCGGTAGAGATGCGGGATAATCCGGCGCTGCGTGACATCCCGATTGCCATTGGCGGTAGCCGGGAACGCAGAGGCGTCATCAGTACCGCCAACTATCCGGCGCGGAAATATGGTGTGCGCAGCGCCATGTCAACGGCGATGGCATTCAAACTTTGCCCGCACCTCACACTGCTGCCTGGTCGCGGCGAGGCGTATAAAGAGGCGTCGCTGCATATCCGTGAAATCTTCTCCCGTTATACCTCGCTGATTGAACCGTTATCCCTCGATGAGGCCTATCTGGATGTCACCGACAGTGTTCATTGTCACGGCTCGGCGACGCTCATCGCGCAGGAGATCCGTCAGACCATTTTTAACGAGCTGCAGTTAACGGCGTCGGCAGGGGTCGCGCCGGTAAAGTTTCTCGCCAAAATAGCCTCTGATCTCAACAAACCTGACGGTCAGTATGTAATTACACCGGCGGACGTCCCGGAGTTTCTGCGCACGCTACCGCTCGGGAAAATCCCCGGTGTCGGTAAAGTTTCAGCAGCAAAGCTGGAAAGCATGGGGCTGCGCACCTGTGAAGATGTGCAGAAAAGCGATCTCGCCGGTCTGCTTAAACGATTTGGTAAATTTGGCCGGGTGCTGTGGGAGCGCAGTCAGGGCATTGACGAACGCAGCGTGAATAATGAACGGCTGCGTAAATCGGTCGGCGTTGAGCGTACACTGGCGGAAGACATTCACGACTGGTCAGATTGCGAAGCCATTATTGAACAGCTCTATCCCGAACTGGAACGCCGTCTGGCGAAGGTTAAACCGGATCTGCTGATTGCCCGTCAGGGCGTCAAACTCAAGTTCAATGATTTTCAGCTCACCACCCAGGAACATGTCTGGCCGCAACTGAATAAAGACGATCTCATCGCCACGGCATATAAAACCTGGCATGAACGGCGGGGCGGGCGTGGCGTAAGACTGGTGGGGTTACACGTGACGTTGCTGGATCCGCAAATCGAGCGGCAACTGGTGCTGGGGTTGTAA
- the nqrM gene encoding (Na+)-NQR maturation NqrM has product MIVVFLATFAIFALVILALSLGYLIKRKSIQGSCGGISSLGLEKVCDCPEPCDARKKRMARDAQRQNNRIL; this is encoded by the coding sequence ATGATTGTCGTGTTTCTGGCCACGTTCGCTATCTTTGCGCTGGTGATCCTGGCGTTGTCGCTGGGTTATCTGATCAAGCGGAAAAGCATTCAGGGCAGTTGTGGCGGTATTTCGTCACTCGGGCTTGAAAAGGTCTGTGACTGCCCTGAACCGTGTGACGCCCGTAAAAAACGCATGGCGCGTGACGCGCAGCGCCAGAATAACCGCATTCTCTGA
- the nqrF gene encoding NADH:ubiquinone reductase (Na(+)-transporting) subunit F, protein MEILLGVGMFTAIVLALSVLILFAKSKLVNSGDVLIEINNDTDKQIRTPAGDKLLNTLSGNGIFVSSACGGGGSCGQCRVTVKAGGGDILPTELSHITKREAKAGCRLACQVAVKQDMKIELPEEVFGVKKWECEVISNDNKATFIKELKLAIPQGESVPFRAGGYIQIECPPHTVAYADFDVPAEYRSDWDKFNLFRYVSEVKEPTLRAYSMANYPDEKGIIMLNVRIATPPPSAPDVPPGIMSSYIWSLKAGDKVTISGPFGEFFAKETDAEMVFIGGGAGMAPMRSHIFDQLKRLNSKRKISFWYGARSLREMFYDNEFEQLARENPNFTFHVALSDAQPEDNWMGYTGFIHNVLYENYLRDHPAPEDCEFYMCGPPVMNAAVIKMLKDLGVEDDNILLDDFGG, encoded by the coding sequence ATGGAAATCTTACTTGGCGTAGGCATGTTTACTGCGATCGTACTGGCGCTGTCGGTACTGATCCTGTTTGCCAAATCAAAGCTGGTGAATTCCGGCGATGTACTTATTGAAATCAACAACGACACGGATAAGCAAATCCGCACCCCGGCGGGCGACAAGCTGCTGAATACCCTGTCAGGCAACGGAATTTTCGTCTCCTCCGCCTGTGGCGGCGGTGGCTCCTGCGGCCAGTGCCGGGTGACGGTGAAGGCAGGCGGCGGCGACATTCTGCCGACGGAACTGTCGCATATCACCAAACGCGAAGCGAAAGCGGGCTGCCGTCTGGCGTGCCAGGTGGCGGTGAAGCAGGACATGAAAATCGAACTGCCGGAAGAGGTCTTCGGTGTTAAAAAGTGGGAATGTGAAGTTATCTCCAACGATAACAAAGCCACGTTTATTAAAGAACTGAAGCTGGCGATCCCGCAGGGCGAAAGCGTGCCGTTCCGTGCTGGAGGCTATATTCAGATTGAATGCCCGCCACATACCGTCGCGTATGCTGATTTTGACGTGCCAGCGGAATACCGCAGCGACTGGGATAAATTTAATCTGTTCCGCTATGTCTCTGAGGTTAAAGAGCCGACGTTGCGCGCCTATTCAATGGCGAACTACCCGGACGAGAAGGGCATTATCATGCTCAACGTACGTATCGCCACGCCGCCACCGTCAGCGCCGGATGTGCCGCCGGGGATCATGTCTTCGTATATCTGGTCGCTGAAAGCGGGCGACAAAGTGACGATCTCCGGTCCGTTCGGCGAGTTCTTCGCCAAAGAAACCGACGCGGAAATGGTCTTTATCGGTGGCGGCGCGGGAATGGCGCCGATGCGTTCACACATTTTCGATCAGCTTAAGCGCCTGAACAGCAAGCGTAAAATCAGCTTCTGGTATGGCGCGCGTTCCCTGCGTGAAATGTTCTATGACAATGAGTTTGAACAACTGGCGCGTGAGAACCCGAACTTTACCTTCCATGTCGCGCTTTCCGATGCGCAGCCGGAAGATAACTGGATGGGCTACACTGGCTTTATTCATAACGTGTTATATGAAAATTATTTGCGCGATCACCCGGCGCCAGAGGATTGTGAATTCTACATGTGTGGGCCGCCGGTGATGAACGCCGCGGTCATTAAGATGCTGAAAGATCTTGGCGTTGAAGATGACAACATCCTGCTGGATGACTTCGGAGGCTGA
- the nqrE gene encoding NADH:ubiquinone reductase (Na(+)-transporting) subunit E, whose amino-acid sequence MAHYLSLFVRAVFVENMALAFFLGMCTFLAVSKKVSTAFGLGIAVTVVLGISVPVNNLVYNLVLRDGALVDGVDLSFLNFITFIGVIAALVQILEMILDKYFPALYNALGIFLPLITVNCAIFGGVSFMVQRDYNFSESVVYGFGSGIGWLLAIVAMAGIREKMKYANVPAGLRGLGITFITTGLMALGFMSFSGVQL is encoded by the coding sequence ATGGCTCATTACCTGAGTTTGTTTGTGCGCGCGGTGTTTGTTGAAAACATGGCGCTGGCCTTCTTCCTCGGCATGTGTACGTTCCTTGCGGTGTCGAAAAAGGTCTCCACCGCCTTTGGCCTTGGCATCGCGGTCACCGTGGTGCTGGGGATTTCCGTGCCGGTGAATAACCTGGTTTACAACCTGGTGCTGCGTGACGGTGCGCTGGTCGATGGCGTCGATCTGAGCTTCCTCAACTTCATCACCTTTATTGGCGTGATCGCAGCCCTGGTGCAGATCCTCGAGATGATCCTCGATAAGTACTTCCCGGCGCTGTATAACGCGCTGGGGATCTTCCTGCCGCTTATCACCGTCAACTGCGCTATTTTTGGTGGCGTCTCGTTTATGGTGCAGCGCGATTATAACTTTAGTGAATCTGTCGTTTACGGTTTCGGTTCCGGAATTGGCTGGCTGCTGGCGATCGTCGCCATGGCCGGTATCCGCGAAAAAATGAAATACGCCAACGTGCCGGCCGGTCTGCGCGGCCTTGGGATCACCTTCATTACCACCGGTTTGATGGCGCTGGGCTTTATGTCCTTCTCCGGTGTGCAGCTGTAA
- a CDS encoding NADH:ubiquinone reductase (Na(+)-transporting) subunit D has translation MAELGDMKEVKRVLVGPFIANNPIALQVLGVCSALAVTTKLETAFVMTIAVTLVTAFSSMFISMIRHHIPNSVRIIVQMAIIASLVIVVDQLLRAFAYEVSKQLSVFVGLIITNCIVMGRAEAYAMKSPPLASFMDGIGNGLGYGAILLIVGFLRELIGSGKLFGITVLETVQNGGWYLPNGLFLLAPSAFFIIGLLIWALRTWKPEQQEKE, from the coding sequence ATGGCTGAACTCGGTGATATGAAAGAAGTGAAACGGGTGCTGGTAGGGCCATTTATCGCCAATAACCCGATCGCATTGCAGGTGTTGGGTGTCTGTTCGGCGCTGGCGGTGACCACCAAGCTGGAAACCGCCTTCGTCATGACCATTGCGGTGACGCTGGTCACAGCGTTCTCGAGCATGTTTATCTCAATGATCCGCCACCATATTCCCAATAGCGTGCGCATTATCGTCCAGATGGCGATCATCGCGTCGCTGGTGATCGTGGTGGATCAGCTGCTGCGCGCCTTCGCCTATGAAGTGTCAAAACAGCTTTCGGTTTTTGTCGGGCTGATTATCACCAACTGTATCGTGATGGGCCGCGCCGAAGCCTACGCCATGAAGTCACCGCCGCTGGCGAGTTTTATGGACGGGATTGGCAACGGCCTGGGCTATGGCGCAATCCTGCTGATTGTCGGTTTCCTGCGCGAACTGATTGGCAGCGGCAAACTGTTTGGCATCACGGTGCTGGAAACGGTGCAGAACGGCGGCTGGTATCTGCCGAATGGTCTGTTTCTGCTGGCGCCGAGCGCATTTTTCATTATCGGTCTGCTGATCTGGGCGCTGCGCACGTGGAAGCCAGAACAGCAGGAAAAGGAGTAA
- a CDS encoding Na(+)-translocating NADH-quinone reductase subunit C, protein MAENKSNDSIGKTLLVVLVLCLVCSIVVAGSAVGLKARQQTQRALDKQRNILSVAGLMQQGMSADDVANVFATRITPRLVDLNTGALLDKDPASFNQAQALKDAEQSIALDANQDPAGIKRRSNLVEIYLVRDEQQRVQEIVLPVYGNGLWSMMYAFVALDTDGRTVKGITYYDQGETPGLGGEIENPNWRAQFIGKKVVDDNGMPALKVVKGSARQGDEYAVDGLSGATLTSNGVQHSFDFWMGSLGFGPFLKQVRDGGLNNG, encoded by the coding sequence GTGGCTGAGAATAAAAGTAACGATAGCATCGGTAAAACGTTGCTGGTGGTACTGGTGCTTTGCCTGGTGTGCTCCATTGTGGTGGCGGGATCGGCCGTTGGCCTGAAGGCGCGCCAGCAGACGCAGCGCGCGCTGGATAAGCAGCGCAATATCCTGTCGGTGGCCGGGCTGATGCAACAGGGCATGAGCGCCGACGACGTCGCGAATGTTTTCGCGACCCGCATTACCCCGCGACTGGTGGATCTCAACACAGGCGCGCTGCTGGATAAAGACCCTGCGTCGTTTAATCAGGCGCAGGCGCTGAAAGATGCGGAGCAAAGCATCGCGCTGGACGCGAATCAGGATCCGGCAGGTATTAAGCGTCGCAGTAACCTCGTGGAAATTTACCTGGTGCGCGATGAACAACAACGGGTCCAGGAGATTGTCCTGCCGGTTTACGGCAACGGTCTGTGGTCAATGATGTACGCCTTTGTGGCGCTGGATACCGACGGACGCACAGTGAAAGGCATCACCTATTACGATCAGGGTGAAACACCGGGGCTGGGGGGCGAAATCGAAAACCCGAACTGGCGCGCGCAGTTTATCGGCAAAAAAGTGGTGGATGATAACGGCATGCCCGCACTGAAAGTAGTGAAAGGCAGTGCGCGTCAGGGTGATGAATACGCGGTGGATGGCCTGTCCGGCGCCACGCTGACGTCAAACGGCGTGCAGCACAGTTTTGATTTCTGGATGGGCTCGCTCGGTTTTGGCCCCTTCCTGAAACAGGTTCGTGACGGAGGGCTGAATAATGGCTGA
- a CDS encoding NADH:ubiquinone reductase (Na(+)-transporting) subunit B, with amino-acid sequence MGLKHLLEKIEPHFTHGGKLQKYYPLYEAAATIFYTPGQVTKGASHVRDAIDLKRMMILVWLAVFPAMFWGMYNVGLQTIPALNKMYGAEQLPQIIANNWHYSVAQWLGVSFGPDAGWMSMMGLGAVYFLPIYLTVFIVGGFWEVLFAIIRKHEINEGFFVTSILFALIVPPTLPLWQAALGISFGVVIAKEIFGGTGRNFLNPALAGRAFLFFAYPAQISGDLVWTAADGFSGATPLSQWASHGGEALVNVVTGQPVSWLDAFIGNIPGSIGEVSTLMIFIGGAIIIFGRVASWRIVAGVMLGMIATATLFNLIGSDSNPLFAMPWYWHLVLGGFAFGMMFMATDPVSASFTDKGKWCYGALIGVMCVLIRVVNPAYPEGMMLAILFANLFAPLFDYLVVQANIKRRKSRG; translated from the coding sequence ATGGGCTTAAAACATCTTCTGGAAAAAATCGAGCCGCACTTTACCCACGGCGGCAAACTGCAAAAGTATTATCCGTTGTATGAAGCGGCAGCGACGATTTTCTACACGCCGGGTCAGGTGACGAAAGGGGCATCCCATGTCCGTGACGCCATCGATCTGAAGAGAATGATGATTCTGGTCTGGTTAGCGGTGTTCCCGGCTATGTTCTGGGGCATGTACAACGTCGGGCTGCAAACCATTCCGGCGCTCAATAAAATGTACGGTGCGGAGCAGTTACCGCAGATTATCGCCAATAACTGGCATTACAGCGTAGCGCAATGGCTGGGCGTCAGTTTCGGCCCGGATGCGGGCTGGATGAGCATGATGGGGCTTGGCGCTGTCTACTTCCTGCCGATTTATCTCACTGTCTTTATTGTCGGCGGCTTCTGGGAAGTGCTGTTTGCGATTATTCGTAAGCATGAGATCAACGAAGGTTTCTTCGTGACCTCGATTCTGTTTGCGCTGATCGTTCCGCCCACGCTGCCGCTCTGGCAGGCTGCGCTCGGCATTTCGTTCGGCGTGGTGATCGCCAAAGAGATTTTCGGCGGCACGGGGCGTAACTTCCTCAACCCGGCGCTGGCCGGGCGTGCATTCCTCTTCTTTGCTTATCCGGCGCAAATCTCCGGCGATCTGGTCTGGACGGCGGCAGACGGTTTCTCCGGTGCCACGCCGCTTTCCCAGTGGGCGAGCCATGGCGGTGAAGCGCTGGTCAACGTCGTGACCGGCCAGCCAGTCAGCTGGTTGGATGCTTTCATCGGCAATATTCCCGGCTCGATTGGTGAAGTTTCCACGCTGATGATCTTCATCGGCGGCGCCATCATCATTTTTGGCCGCGTGGCGTCATGGCGCATCGTGGCAGGCGTGATGCTCGGCATGATCGCCACCGCCACGCTGTTTAACCTGATCGGCTCTGACAGTAACCCGCTGTTCGCCATGCCGTGGTACTGGCATCTGGTGTTAGGTGGCTTTGCCTTCGGCATGATGTTTATGGCGACGGACCCGGTATCTGCGTCGTTTACTGACAAAGGAAAATGGTGCTACGGGGCGCTTATCGGCGTGATGTGCGTGTTGATCCGGGTGGTTAACCCGGCCTACCCGGAAGGCATGATGCTGGCTATATTGTTCGCCAATCTTTTTGCGCCGCTGTTCGATTACCTGGTGGTGCAGGCCAACATTAAGCGGAGGAAGTCGCGTGGCTGA
- a CDS encoding Na(+)-translocating NADH-quinone reductase subunit A, translated as MIKITKGLDLPIAGMPQQQISEGAMVKQVALLGEEYIGMRPSMAVQEGERVKKGQLLFEDKKNPGVRFTAPVSGVVSAIHRGERRVLQAVVIDIDGDAAIAFPRFPVSELAMLPAEQVQEQLLASGLWTALRTRPFSKTPVPGTEPAAIFVNAMDTNPLAADPQPIIFMYREAFNAGLTVLTRLTKGMVHVCQASGGKLGGHPAGQVKYNEFTGPHPAGLVGTHIHFLAPVSLKKQVWHLNYQDVIAIGKLFTEGELWSERIIAIGGPQVKNPRLVRTVPGANLDALLAGELQDGENRVISGSVLSGTHAVGPRAFLGRFHLQVSVVREGRDKELFGWVMPGKDKHSVTRTTLGHFLKHKLFNFSTDTHGGERAMVPIGNYERVMPLDILPTMLLRDLLSGDTDSAQALGCLELDEEDLALCTYVCPAKYEYGPVLREVLTRIEQEG; from the coding sequence ATGATTAAAATCACAAAAGGGCTAGATTTGCCCATAGCTGGCATGCCACAACAGCAGATTTCCGAAGGCGCGATGGTAAAACAGGTAGCGCTGCTCGGTGAAGAGTACATCGGTATGCGACCATCGATGGCCGTTCAGGAAGGTGAACGAGTCAAAAAAGGGCAACTGCTTTTCGAAGACAAAAAAAATCCTGGCGTCCGGTTTACTGCGCCGGTGAGCGGCGTGGTCAGCGCCATTCATCGTGGCGAGCGCCGTGTGCTGCAGGCGGTGGTAATCGATATTGACGGCGATGCGGCGATCGCATTCCCCCGTTTTCCGGTGAGCGAGCTGGCGATGCTGCCTGCGGAGCAGGTGCAGGAGCAATTACTGGCCTCCGGGCTTTGGACGGCGCTACGCACGCGTCCCTTCAGTAAAACTCCTGTGCCGGGCACTGAACCGGCGGCGATTTTCGTCAACGCCATGGATACCAACCCGCTGGCGGCTGATCCGCAACCCATCATTTTCATGTATCGCGAGGCATTCAATGCGGGCCTGACGGTACTGACGCGTCTGACGAAAGGCATGGTCCACGTCTGCCAGGCGAGCGGCGGCAAACTTGGCGGTCATCCTGCCGGACAGGTGAAATATAACGAATTTACCGGCCCGCATCCTGCGGGTCTGGTGGGAACGCACATTCATTTCCTTGCGCCGGTCAGCCTGAAAAAGCAGGTCTGGCATCTCAATTACCAGGACGTCATTGCCATCGGCAAGCTGTTTACCGAGGGGGAACTCTGGAGCGAACGCATCATCGCGATTGGCGGTCCGCAGGTGAAAAATCCGCGGCTGGTACGCACCGTTCCCGGCGCAAATCTTGATGCCTTGCTGGCAGGCGAACTTCAGGACGGTGAAAACCGGGTGATTTCCGGTTCGGTACTGAGCGGCACCCACGCCGTCGGGCCGCGCGCTTTCCTTGGCCGTTTCCACCTGCAGGTGAGCGTGGTGAGAGAAGGGCGCGATAAAGAGTTGTTCGGCTGGGTAATGCCGGGGAAAGATAAACACTCGGTAACCCGCACCACGCTGGGTCACTTCCTTAAGCACAAGCTGTTTAACTTTTCTACCGATACCCATGGCGGCGAGCGGGCCATGGTGCCGATTGGCAACTACGAGCGGGTCATGCCGCTGGATATTCTGCCGACCATGCTGCTGCGCGATCTGCTGTCCGGCGACACCGACAGCGCCCAGGCGCTAGGCTGTCTGGAGCTGGATGAAGAAGATCTGGCGCTGTGTACCTATGTCTGCCCGGCAAAATATGAGTACGGACCGGTGCTGCGCGAAGTGTTAACCCGCATTGAGCAGGAAGGATAA
- the dpaA gene encoding peptidoglycan meso-diaminopimelic acid protein amidase, producing the protein MRKIAFFIAMLLIPCVSFAGLLSSNHGTTPVSKEYKQQLMGSPVYIQIFKEERTLDLFVKMGETYQLLDSYKICNYSGGLGPKQRQGDFKSPEGFYSVSRNQLKPDSRFYKAINIGFPNAFDRAHGYEGKYLMIHGACVSVGCYAMTDSGIDEIFQFVTGALVFGQSSVQVSIYPFRMNDANMQRHKYSYYKDFWAQLKPGYDYFEQTHKPPMVSVVDGRYVVSKPLTSDVVQPQLASNYTLPKAK; encoded by the coding sequence ATGCGCAAAATCGCATTCTTTATTGCGATGCTCCTGATTCCGTGCGTCTCGTTCGCGGGGCTGCTTAGCAGCAACCATGGCACAACGCCGGTCAGTAAAGAATATAAGCAGCAGTTGATGGGGTCGCCGGTTTATATCCAGATCTTCAAAGAAGAGCGCACGCTCGATCTGTTTGTGAAAATGGGCGAAACTTATCAGCTCCTCGATAGCTACAAAATTTGTAACTATTCCGGTGGCCTGGGCCCAAAACAGCGTCAGGGCGATTTCAAAAGCCCGGAAGGGTTTTACAGCGTCAGCCGCAATCAGCTCAAGCCCGACAGCCGCTTCTATAAAGCCATTAACATCGGCTTTCCGAACGCGTTTGACCGCGCGCACGGCTATGAAGGGAAATACCTGATGATCCACGGCGCTTGCGTGTCCGTTGGCTGCTACGCAATGACCGACTCCGGCATTGATGAGATTTTCCAGTTTGTCACCGGCGCACTGGTGTTTGGTCAGTCAAGCGTTCAGGTCAGCATCTACCCGTTCCGTATGAACGACGCCAATATGCAGCGCCACAAGTATTCCTACTACAAAGATTTCTGGGCGCAGCTGAAACCGGGGTATGACTACTTCGAGCAAACCCACAAACCGCCGATGGTCTCGGTTGTTGATGGCCGTTATGTGGTCAGCAAGCCGCTGACCAGCGATGTCGTCCAGCCGCAGCTGGCATCAAACTACACGCTCCCCAAGGCAAAATAA
- a CDS encoding class II glutamine amidotransferase — protein sequence MCELLGMSANVPTDICFSFTGLVQRGGGTGPHKDGWGITFYEGKGCRTFKDPEPSFQSPIARLVQEYPIKSRSVIAHIRQANRGIVSLENTHPFTRELWGRNWTYAHNGQLTGYKSLETGNFRPVGDTDSEKAFCWMLYKLTQRYPRTPGNMTAVFRYIAALAEEMRKKGVFNMLLSDGRYVMAFCSTNLFWITRRAPFGVAKLLDQDVEIDFQTETTPNDVVTVIATQPLTTNETWHKVMPGEWALFCLGERVV from the coding sequence ATGTGCGAACTGCTCGGGATGAGCGCTAATGTGCCAACCGATATTTGCTTCAGTTTTACCGGGCTTGTCCAGCGTGGGGGCGGAACCGGGCCGCACAAAGACGGCTGGGGGATTACCTTCTACGAAGGCAAAGGCTGTCGCACATTTAAAGATCCTGAACCCAGCTTTCAGTCACCGATCGCCAGGCTGGTGCAGGAATATCCCATCAAATCCCGCTCCGTCATTGCCCATATTCGCCAGGCGAATCGCGGTATTGTCTCGCTGGAAAACACCCATCCTTTTACCCGTGAGCTGTGGGGCCGCAACTGGACCTATGCCCATAACGGGCAACTGACAGGGTACAAATCGCTCGAAACCGGCAACTTTCGCCCGGTAGGCGACACCGACAGCGAAAAAGCGTTTTGCTGGATGCTGTATAAGCTGACGCAGCGCTATCCGCGTACGCCGGGAAACATGACTGCGGTGTTCCGTTATATCGCGGCGCTGGCTGAAGAGATGCGCAAGAAAGGCGTCTTTAACATGCTGTTGTCTGACGGGCGTTATGTGATGGCGTTTTGTTCCACCAACCTGTTCTGGATCACTCGTCGCGCGCCGTTTGGCGTGGCAAAGCTGCTTGATCAGGACGTGGAAATTGATTTTCAGACCGAAACCACACCTAACGATGTGGTGACGGTCATCGCGACGCAACCGCTGACCACCAATGAAACCTGGCATAAAGTTATGCCAGGCGAGTGGGCGTTATTTTGCCTTGGGGAGCGTGTAGTTTGA